Sequence from the Nocardia brasiliensis genome:
AGGTGGCCTCGTCGAAGAACATCACCTCCGGCTTCATCGCCAGCGCGCGGGCGATCGCGACGCGCTGCTGCTGCCCGCCGGACAGATTGGCCGGACGCGTGTCGACCTTGTCGGACAACCCGACGATCTCGAGTTGCTCCACCGCGAGCGCGCGGGCCGCTTCCTTGGACAGACCGCGCAGTTTGCGCGGACCGAGCGCGACATTGTCGGCCACGCTCTTGTGCGGGAACAGGTTGAAGTGCTGGAACACCATGCCGATGCGCTGGCGCAGCTTGTCCGGGTCCTCGGTGAGCACCGATGTGCCGTCCAGCAGCACATCGCCGCGATCCGGCTCGTGCAGCCGGTTCAGCACGCGCAGCAGCGTCGACTTGCCCGAGCCGGACGGCCCGATGACCGTGGTGGTCTTACCCGCGTCCACGTGGATGTCGATACCGCGCAGCACGTGGTTGTGCCCGAGCGTGAGGTGCAGTCCGGTACCGGTGAGGGAGGCACTCATGGAATTATCCGCGCCCTTCCGTGATCGTGGCGGCCTCGACCGGGTCGATCGGCCGGTCCGGCCTGCCGGTGCGCATGCGCCGGTCGATGTAGTTCACCAGGTGGGTGAGCGGGATGGTCAGCAGCAGGTAGACCAGGCCCGCGGCGACCAGCGGCGAGAGGTTTCCGGTCTGCGCGTTCAGGTCCCGGCCGACCGCGAACAGCTCGCGCTGGGTGGCGAGCAGACCGAGGAAGTAGATCAGCGACGAATCCTTGATCAGCGCGATGAACTGGTTCATCAGCGCGGGCAGCACGCGCCGCACGCCCTGCGGGATCACCACCAGCGTCATCGACTGCCGGTAGCCGAACCCGATGGCACGGGCCGCCTCGAGCTGCCCGGCCTCGACGGACTGGATGCCCGAGCGGAAGATCTCGCCGATATAGGCCGAGGCCAGCAGGGCCAGCGCGACCGCGCCCAACCAGTACGGGTTGTTCCCGGTCACGTTGCGCGCCACCGGCCCGATGCCGAGGCCGATCAACAGAATGATCACCACGGCGGGCAGCCCGCGGAAGATGTCGGTGTACACCCGGGCAGGCCAGCGCAACCACCGCGTCCTGGAAATGCCCGCCACCGCGAGCAACATGCCGAGCACGGTGCCGAGCACGCCCGAAACCACCGCCAGGATCAGGGTATTCGGCAGACCGGTCTTGAACAGATCGGGAAAAGCCTTGCGGTACAGGGACCAATCGAAGAACGTGTCCCGCAATTGTTGCAGCGTGGATTTCGGCGCGCTCTGCGCGGCGTCTTCGGGCTGGCGCGCGGCGGCAAGGGCGGCGAAGTCCGGAAGTTGCGGCAGCGGTGCGGCCTTGGAGCCCGGCTGCCAGCCCGGCGGCAGTTCCCGCGGCACCCAGTCCTGGTAGAGCTTGGCATAGGTGCCGTCGGCGATCACGGCGTCGAGGCCGCTGTTGAGCGCGTCGATCAGCGGCTGGTTGTGCTTGGCCACCGCGTAGCCGACGAAGTTGTCCAGGCTGAAGGTGTTCTGCGACACCGTCGTTCCGTCGCCGGGCTTGATCGCGCCCTCGGCCTGCGCGGACGGCGCCACCCAGGCGTCGACCTGACCGGACTTCAGATTGGCGTAGGCGGTGTTGTAGTCGGGGAACTTCACCGGGTCCAGGTGCAGCGTGTTGACGACGAACTCGTCCTGCACCGTGCCCTGCACGACCGCGATCCGGCTGCCGCTGTCGAGGTCCGAAAAGCCTGCGATCGCACTGCCTGCCGGGGTGACCAGCGAGAAGTAGCCGAAGTCGTAGCCGTTGGTGAAGCCGACCAGCTGCCTGCGCGCGTCGGTGGTGGTGATGTTCGATGAGCCGACGTCGAAGCGCCCGCCCGCGACCTGCGCGAGCAGCCCGGCGAACTCGGTGCCCGAGAATTCCACTTGCAGACCGAGTTTCGCGCCGATCGCGCGCAGCAGCTCGTTGTCGAAGCCGGTGAAGGCGCCCGCGCCGTTGACGCAGATGCTCGGCGGCGCGTCGGAGAGCGTGCCGACGCTGAGCTTGCCTGGCGTGATCAAGCCCAGTTTCGAGACGTCGATCGCGGACACCGGCGCGGTGGTCGCGGTGGTGTATTTGTCCGCGCCCGCGGTCTGCGCCGAGGCCAGGTTGGTCGGCGCGGCCGAGGCGGCGCTCACCCCCGGCGGGGAACACAGGTTGCGCTCCGAGGACGCACCATCGGAGCCGGAACCGCACGCCGTGGCCGCGAGACCAACGGCGAGCAATATCACGGCGATCAACGCACGAGACCGCACAGCGGGCAGACCAGCCATGATGGACAACCCTAGCGGCGGACCGGTTGCTAACCCGCAGCTACCCCGACGGCACCGCGAACGGGACAAGTCGGACCAGGAATACGCGAATTCGGATCACCGTGATCCGAATTCCGCCGCACCGCCCCGTCCCGGCCCGGCAATCCGGCGCCGACCGGGCCGAACGCCGTCAGGCGAGCCCGCTGACCTGCTCGGGGTTGACCTCGTCGCGCCAGCGAAGCGCGCGCTCCACCGTGCTCAGGTCGTAGTCGGGCCCGCTGACACCGACCGTGAAGGTGGACACACCGGCGGCGACGAAGGCGGGCGCCTGCTCGAGCCCCGGCCACGGCACCGAACGCTCGATCCTCGTGTCGTCGGTGCCGACCGCGGCACAATGCTCGGCGAGCACCTTGTTCTTGTGCACGAGCTGGTCCAGGTCGGCGAAGCTGTGCCACATGTGCGCGTACTCGGCGACCAGGCGCAGCGTCTTGCGCTCGCCACCACCGCCGATGAGGATCGGGATCTGCCTGGTCGGCGCCGGGTTCAGCGCGCGAAGCCGCACGGTGAGCCTGGCCATGTTCTCCTTCAGCAGCGCGAGCCTGCTGCCCGCCGTGCCGAACTCGTAGCCGTACTGGTCGTAGTCCTTCTGGAACCAGCCCGCACCGATGCCGAGGATGAGCCTGCCGTCGCTGATGTGATCCACCGTGCGCGCCATATCGGCGAGCAGGTCCGGGTTGCGGTAGCCGCCGCCGGTGACCAGCGCGCCGATCTCCACCCGTTCGGTCTGCTCGGCGAGCGCGCCGAGCATGGTCCAGCACTCGAAGTGCGCGCCGTCCGGGTCGCCGGTGAGCGGATAGAAGTGATCCCAGTTGAAGACGATGTCGACGCCCGCGTCCTCGGCACGGCGCACGGCATCGCGGATCAGCCCGTACTTCGGCGCGTGCTGCGGCTGTAACTGAACTCCGATCCGAACCGGGCGGCTCATGCTCGCGCCTCGGTGATTCGCTCACTGCGTTCGCTCATAGCAATGCTCCTCCCTCGCTGTTCGGCCCCTGATCGAGGCTACTCGCGGCGGCCGATGCCCGACGGCACCCCGCTCAGGCGCGACGCGGCCGGAAGGTGCTGCGGTCGGTGAGCAGGACCGTGAAGGTCAGCGCCCAGGCGCCCACCGCCACGACCAGCAGCAACTCGCCGAGCAGGTGCAGCGCGGGCACGCCGACGGCGGCGCCGGTGGACAGCGCCGCGACGGCGGTCATGCCGAGCGGGAAGACGGTGGCCCAGCGGCGGATGTCGTAGCCGGGTCGCGGGCGCAGCACCTCGGCGACCAGCAGCACGGCGTAGCCGATCAGGTTGAGCCCGAGCACGATCAGCGCGACGATCCGGAGCAGGCCGTGCATGCCGCCGGTCAACTGGTGGGCCGCAACGAGTTTCGACGCCACCAAGGCGGAGATGGCCAGCGCTCCGGTGGCGATCCACTGATCACCCGCTCCGGTCCACACCTGTGCGACATCGAAACGCGCCAATGCCCCGACATAGAGCAGCAGGCCGAGGGAGAAGAACACCGCCGTGGCGAGGATCAGCCAATCCCCGGCGCCGGCCAGTGCCAAAGTGCCAGCCAGTACCGCGAGGCCCTGCGTCGAGACGCACACCAGGAACACCGCGCCCGGCATCCGCCGCCGGGCCTGGCGCAGCACCGCGTTCAGCAGGACCGGCCAGACCAGCGTCGCCGCGGCCAGCAGCACCGCCGCGACACCGAGCAGACCCAGCTGCGCGAGCCGGGTGCCGAGCACCGTCGTCGCCGCGATCCCCGTCAGCGCGGGCGGCGTATCCGCCTCGGACAACCAGCGAGATCTGTTGCGCAGCAGCCGTTCCGCGAAATCGAACACCAGCACCAGCCACACCACCGCGGCCAGCACCAGCCCACTCAACGACACCACCTCGAACCCGGTCAGATGCAACCCGACCGACACAATGCCGGTAGCCATCACAAACGACCCCGCCGCAGGCGGAAGCTCCCGCCACCATCGCCGCGCCACCCACCCATCCCAACCCACCCCCACCCCCAGGTCAACCAACACCCCAGCCCGCGCGTCGCCGCACGTCACATGCACCGAGAACTGGCCGCGAACGCTGTGACGTTCTCCCTACCAACGATCGATTCCGCGCGAATTCGGGCAATTCGAGCAGGATTCGCGCAGAGCCAGTAATATCGCGGGTCAACCCTTACTCGGATCGTCCGGCACGTTCCTGCCGGTGATGGGAAGTGATTTCGCATGGCCACAGTGACTTTTGATCGCGCTACGCGGTTGTACCCCGGTTCTACCAAACCTGCGGTGGACCAGTTGAACCTGGAGATCGAGGACGGGGAGTTCCTGGTTCTCGTCGGCCCTTCCGGTTGCGGCAAGTCGACCTCGCTGCGCATGCTCGCGGGACTGGAGGACGTCAGCGACGGGCGCATTCTGATCGGCGCCAACGACGTGACGCACGCCGAGCCCAAGGAACGCGATATCGCGATGGTGTTCCAGAACTACGCGCTCTACCCGCACATGACCG
This genomic interval carries:
- a CDS encoding amino acid ABC transporter ATP-binding protein, with protein sequence MSASLTGTGLHLTLGHNHVLRGIDIHVDAGKTTTVIGPSGSGKSTLLRVLNRLHEPDRGDVLLDGTSVLTEDPDKLRQRIGMVFQHFNLFPHKSVADNVALGPRKLRGLSKEAARALAVEQLEIVGLSDKVDTRPANLSGGQQQRVAIARALAMKPEVMFFDEATSALDPELVKGVLALMADLASGGMSMIVVTHEMGFARTVSDSVVFMDAGQVVETGTPDALFDNAQTPRLQRFLSQVL
- a CDS encoding ABC transporter substrate-binding protein/permease, which gives rise to MAGLPAVRSRALIAVILLAVGLAATACGSGSDGASSERNLCSPPGVSAASAAPTNLASAQTAGADKYTTATTAPVSAIDVSKLGLITPGKLSVGTLSDAPPSICVNGAGAFTGFDNELLRAIGAKLGLQVEFSGTEFAGLLAQVAGGRFDVGSSNITTTDARRQLVGFTNGYDFGYFSLVTPAGSAIAGFSDLDSGSRIAVVQGTVQDEFVVNTLHLDPVKFPDYNTAYANLKSGQVDAWVAPSAQAEGAIKPGDGTTVSQNTFSLDNFVGYAVAKHNQPLIDALNSGLDAVIADGTYAKLYQDWVPRELPPGWQPGSKAAPLPQLPDFAALAAARQPEDAAQSAPKSTLQQLRDTFFDWSLYRKAFPDLFKTGLPNTLILAVVSGVLGTVLGMLLAVAGISRTRWLRWPARVYTDIFRGLPAVVIILLIGLGIGPVARNVTGNNPYWLGAVALALLASAYIGEIFRSGIQSVEAGQLEAARAIGFGYRQSMTLVVIPQGVRRVLPALMNQFIALIKDSSLIYFLGLLATQRELFAVGRDLNAQTGNLSPLVAAGLVYLLLTIPLTHLVNYIDRRMRTGRPDRPIDPVEAATITEGRG
- a CDS encoding LLM class F420-dependent oxidoreductase, translating into MSRPVRIGVQLQPQHAPKYGLIRDAVRRAEDAGVDIVFNWDHFYPLTGDPDGAHFECWTMLGALAEQTERVEIGALVTGGGYRNPDLLADMARTVDHISDGRLILGIGAGWFQKDYDQYGYEFGTAGSRLALLKENMARLTVRLRALNPAPTRQIPILIGGGGERKTLRLVAEYAHMWHSFADLDQLVHKNKVLAEHCAAVGTDDTRIERSVPWPGLEQAPAFVAAGVSTFTVGVSGPDYDLSTVERALRWRDEVNPEQVSGLA
- a CDS encoding tellurite resistance/C4-dicarboxylate transporter family protein translates to MHVTCGDARAGVLVDLGVGVGWDGWVARRWWRELPPAAGSFVMATGIVSVGLHLTGFEVVSLSGLVLAAVVWLVLVFDFAERLLRNRSRWLSEADTPPALTGIAATTVLGTRLAQLGLLGVAAVLLAAATLVWPVLLNAVLRQARRRMPGAVFLVCVSTQGLAVLAGTLALAGAGDWLILATAVFFSLGLLLYVGALARFDVAQVWTGAGDQWIATGALAISALVASKLVAAHQLTGGMHGLLRIVALIVLGLNLIGYAVLLVAEVLRPRPGYDIRRWATVFPLGMTAVAALSTGAAVGVPALHLLGELLLVVAVGAWALTFTVLLTDRSTFRPRRA